CGCTGAATAATTCGGCGTCCCACCAGGTCGTGCCGGCGTCGAGCGCCGCTTGCTCGGTCGGGGAAATAGCGGGCATGGAACTGCGATACAGACGGTACACCGGCTCGCCCAGCAATCGGCAGCGCAGCAGCGGAATCCCGAGCACGATCATCGGCGCCAGGTAAAGCACCCAGACCACCAGCTTGACCGGCCAGGAGACATCGGCAAATTGTGCAAACAGTCCGAGCAGCGCTATGCCACCAAGCATCCATGCTATCAGCGGCGCAGCGAGATAAATCAGGGTAAGAAAAAACACCAAAAGCAGTGGCCACCACAGCCAGCCGCTTAGCAGATATTCCATTCAGATCTCCAGTCAGACCCCGGGCCGTTCCTCACCGGAGCGGGGCAGAAGGTTCATTCTAGCAAACACTGGGCCCCACACTCAGTGCAAAACGGCATTGTTTGACGGTTTTTTTATTCCGCGTCCGGCTGGTTTTCCGGTGCGGCTTTTTGAAAGGCGGCGGTTTCGCTGCAGTTTTTTTCAATCCGGGTAAGCGTAGGAAATGCCGTCAGATCGCAATGGTAACGCCGCGCATTGTATAGCTGCGGAACCAGGCAGCAATCGGCAATACCCGGCGTGTCGCCATGACAAAATTGGCCGCTCTGCCCGCCGGTTGCAAGCAGTTGCTCGAGCGCCGTGAACCCCTGCGTTATCCAGTGCCGGTACCAGTCGTCGAGTTGCTGCCGGTCGAGACCGGCCTGATGTTTCAGGTATTGCTGGACACCGAGATTGTTCAGCGGTTGTATTTCGTCCGCTATCAGGTAGGCCAGGCCGCGAACCCTTGCCCGTGCGCCGGCGGAGTCCGGCAACAACGGTGGCCGGGGGTATTTTTCGTCCAGGTACTCGATGATGGCCAGCGACTGGCGCAGTACGATATCGCCGTCCACCAGCACCGGTACCAGCCCCTGCGGGTTGATCTTCAGGTATTCGGCGCTTTTTTGCTGACCGCCGTCTTTGACCAGGTGCACCGGCACGCTCTCGTACTCCACGTTCTTCAGGTTGAGCGCTATGCGAACCCGGTAGGCGGAACTGCTGCGCCAGTATGTGTAAAGCTTCATTTCCCCGGCCCGTCGTAGCGGACGACGGTCTGTTCGATGCTGCCGAAAATACTCCGTCCCTCAGCATCCAGCATTTCAATTCGCACTCTGTCGCCAAAGCTCATGAACGGGGTCGTCGCCTTGCCATCGGCGACGATCTCAAT
The sequence above is drawn from the Pseudomonadota bacterium genome and encodes:
- the maiA gene encoding maleylacetoacetate isomerase — encoded protein: MKLYTYWRSSSAYRVRIALNLKNVEYESVPVHLVKDGGQQKSAEYLKINPQGLVPVLVDGDIVLRQSLAIIEYLDEKYPRPPLLPDSAGARARVRGLAYLIADEIQPLNNLGVQQYLKHQAGLDRQQLDDWYRHWITQGFTALEQLLATGGQSGQFCHGDTPGIADCCLVPQLYNARRYHCDLTAFPTLTRIEKNCSETAAFQKAAPENQPDAE